GGAGCTGAGCCTTTAAAAATTTACTCCATATATGCCCCGCCGAACCATCCGCACGGAACCGTGCAAAGAACTAAAGCCGAAGCTGAAGAAGCCGAAGAATATAATCATTAGCAAGAAATTGGGTCAATTAATTATTGACAAATGATAAATACAGTATTAATATTAATTGTTAACATATGTCAAAAATTATATTAATATTATTAAAATGGAGGTTATTATGAAAATCGCATTACCATCTAGACAAAATAAAATTGATTCTCATTTTGGACATTGTGAGTATTACACAGTTTATACTGTTGATAAAGATAAAAAACAAATATTATCCGAAGAAATTATAAACTCGCCTGCAGGATGCGGATGCAAATCAAATATTGCGCAAGTTCTATCCGAAGCAGGCGTAAAAGTAATGCTTGCCGGAAATATGGGAGACGGTGCTGTAAATGTTTTACACAGTGCAGGTATTGAAGTCTTAAGAGGATGCTCCGGAGATGTTAAGAGCGTAGCTATGAGTTGGCTTGAAGGAAAGCTTAACGACTCAGGAGAATCATGTCACGAACACGGGCATGATTGCAGCCATTAATATTATCGGATATAAAATTTTATTCAAACAAAAACAGACAGCATAAGATTTTTTATGCTGTCTGTTTATTATGTTTAAAGTATACGAACGATTCAATACGATCATTCCTTTGCATTAATATTGATAAATCTGCTCCCTCTCCCCCATACAGAAATCATAGGAAGAACTTTTACAAAGGCTTCCGGATCTGTTTCTTTTATAAATTTCTGTATTTTTACGGACTGGCTTGGTGAGCACACCGATTCTATCTGAATTTTTTCCTTTTTGGTGTAGCCGCCCTTTGTATTATATATTGTAATTCCCCTGCCAATTTTAAACATGATGTAATCTCCTATTTCTTCATGCTTGCAGCTTATTATTTCCAGTTTGTAAAGTTTTGTTCCTAATCCTACTATTACATAATCGCATATTTTAGTAACAATAATTTGGCTTATAACAGAATATAATGCAATATTTCTTCCGAATACAAATCCAGATATAATAATTATCACTCCATCAAGAGCAAGCATAATATAGCTGACACTGATAGAAGGAAATATTTTTCTATTCAAAATTCTAGAAATTGTATCGGTTCCCCCAAAGGAAAATCCTCGCCTTAATATCATCCCAACTCCTATTCCGTAAAAAATCGAAAAATATATTGTTGCAAGAAGCAGGTCATTTTCCACAAATTTGAATTCAATAGATTGCATCCCTAATAATATAGTGGGATATAGAATTGATACAGATGCTATTTTCATAACCTCTTTTTTGCCCATGAGCAAAAATGCCACAATAAGTATAAAAAATGTTATAAAA
Above is a window of Sedimentibacter sp. MB35-C1 DNA encoding:
- a CDS encoding NifB/NifX family molybdenum-iron cluster-binding protein, with protein sequence MKIALPSRQNKIDSHFGHCEYYTVYTVDKDKKQILSEEIINSPAGCGCKSNIAQVLSEAGVKVMLAGNMGDGAVNVLHSAGIEVLRGCSGDVKSVAMSWLEGKLNDSGESCHEHGHDCSH
- a CDS encoding YitT family protein, coding for MKRNVIMNLLGNIIYLIAGCFVTAFSVNYILKPNGLITSGITGLSIIMEKYININYSYIYYFITFFILIVAFLLMGKKEVMKIASVSILYPTILLGMQSIEFKFVENDLLLATIYFSIFYGIGVGMILRRGFSFGGTDTISRILNRKIFPSISVSYIMLALDGVIIIISGFVFGRNIALYSVISQIIVTKICDYVIVGLGTKLYKLEIISCKHEEIGDYIMFKIGRGITIYNTKGGYTKKEKIQIESVCSPSQSVKIQKFIKETDPEAFVKVLPMISVWGRGSRFININAKE